In Symphalangus syndactylus isolate Jambi chromosome 14, NHGRI_mSymSyn1-v2.1_pri, whole genome shotgun sequence, one DNA window encodes the following:
- the CCDC78 gene encoding coiled-coil domain-containing protein 78 isoform X11, with protein MGTSAPPFSGLRCRDIPPRPGAWPALLGTQKVYSECSSGHPAGGLPLRSACLSAAPRLGAFTHLVPSAQGMCRGRWAAFPKWGNGGTERKSCSPSSATTGLAGPCGRCPGSHLGPTEALATHAAVLVAAAAIGRPGVEAAPDSELARVPSPMEHLATTGPRPGPPPWRVENVVLRAKDWLPGAPGGTAVWATSLEAEVPPDLALNKEQQLQISKELVDIQITTHHLQEQHEAEIFQLKSEILRLESRVLDLELHGDRTSQGCAVPVESDPRHPRAPAQELRHKAQVPGHSDDRRFQVQPKNAMNPKNEQQRLGSGLLGGQKQLQGEVKWALEHQEARQQALETRVAALGRQLQGAREEARAARQRLATQAVVLCSCRGQLRQAEAENARLQLQLKKLKDEYVLRLQHCAREAVEHADGAGQAPATTALRTFLEATLEDIRAAHRSREQQLARAARTYHKRLVDLSRRHEELLVAYRSPGNPQAIFDTASLDLEPLPVPLVTDFSHREDQGPGRCILGPDPPEAPGLLPQHPELERERAQLLVRATMAEEQLSELQEYVDKHLGRYKHEILRLRKLAGAGDPWKVGAVPPAKPQHPRTGSH; from the exons ATGGGGACGTCCGCTCCCCCCTTCTCAGGCCTGAGGTGCAGAGATATACCTCCCCGTCCCGGGGCTTGGCCAGCACTGCTAGGGACACAGAAGGTATACAGCGAGTGTAGCTCAGGGCATCCTGCGGGCGGGCTGCCGCTCCGTTCCGCGTGCTTGTCCGCCGCGCCCAGGCTGGGCGCTTTCACGCACCTGGTTCCATCTGCACAGGGTATGTGCAGGGGGCGCTGGGCCGCATTCCCCAAATGGGGAAACGGAGGCACGGAGAGGAAGAGCTGTTCTCCCTCCTCCGCAACCACCGGTCTGGCCGGCCCCTGTGGGCGGTGCCCTGGGAGTCACCTGGGACCAACAGAGGCCTTGGCAACGCACGCAGCAGTGCTTGTGGCAGCAGCAGCCATAGGGAGGCCAGGCGTGGAAGCGGCACCAGACTCGGAGCTGGCCAGGGTCCCCTCGCCTATGGAGCACTTAGCCACCACAGGCCCCAGGCCTGGACCTCCCCCTTGGCGGGTGGAGAAT GTTGTGCTGCGAGCCAAGGACTGGCTGCCAGGAGCTCCTGGGGGCACCGCAGTGTGGGCCACCAGCTTGGAAGCAGAGGTCCCACCAGATCTAGCGCTCAATAAGGAGCAGCAGCTGCAG ATCTCCAAGGAGCTGGTCGACATTCAGATCACAACCCACCACCTACAGGAGCAGCACGAGGCTGAAATCTTCCAGCTGAAGAGTGAG ATCCTTCGGCTGGAGAGCCGGGTGCTGGACCTGGAGCTGCATGGAGATCGCACCAGCCAGGGCTGTGCAGTCCCAGTGGAGTCTGACCCCAGGCACCCCCGGGCACCAGCCCAAGAGCTCAGACACAAAGCCCAGGTGCCTGGACACTCTGATGACCGCAGATTCCAG GTGCAGCCCAAGAACGCCATGAACCCCAAGAATGAACAGCAGAGGCTGGGGAGTGGC CTGCTGGGGGGCCAGAAGCAGCTGCAGGGAGAAGTGAAGTGGGCACTGGAGCATCAGGAGGCCCGGCAGCAGGCACTGGAGACACGTGT GGCAGCCCTGGGCCGGCAGCTGCAGGGAGCCCGAGAGGAGGCCAGGGCAGCCAGGCAGCGACTGGCCACACAGGCTGTG GTGCTGTGCAGCTGCCGAGGCCAGCTCCGCCAGGCAGAGGCTGAGAACGCCCGGCTGCAGCTGCAGCTAAAGAAACTAAAGGACGAGTACGTCCTGCGGCTGCAGCACTGTGCCCGGGAGGCAGTG GAGCATGCAGACGGTGCAGgccaggcgccagccaccacggcCCTCCGGACATTCCTGGAGGCGACTCTGGAGGACATCCGGGCAGCGCACCGCAGCCGTGAGCAGCAGCTGGCCCGGGCTGCCCGCACCTACCACAAGAGGCTGGTGGATCTGAGCCGCAGGCATGAGGAGCTGCTGGTTGCCTACAG GTCACCTGGGAACCCCCAAGCTATTTTTGACACAGCCAGCTTGGACCTGGAACCACTGCCCGTGCCCCTCGTCACTGACTTCAGCCATCGGGAGGACCAG ggGCCTGGACGCTGCATCCTGGGCCCAGATCCACCAGAAGCTCCGGGACTTCTCCCGCAGCACCCAG AGCTGGAACGGGAGCGGGCACAGCTGCTGGTCCGGGCCACGATGGCTGAAGAGCAACTTTCTGAGCTACAGGAGTACGTGGACAAGCACCTGGGCAG GTACAAGCACGAAATCCTGAGGCTGAGGAAGCTAGCAGGTGCAGGGGACCCCTGGAAAGTGGGGGCTGTGCCTCCAGCCAAGCCCCAGCATCCAAGGACCGGCAGCCACTAG
- the CCDC78 gene encoding coiled-coil domain-containing protein 78 isoform X8, translating to MGTSAPPFSGLRCRDIPPRPGAWPALLGTQKVYSECSSGHPAGGLPLRSACLSAAPRLGAFTHLVPSAQGMCRGRWAAFPKWGNGGTERKSCSPSSATTGLAGPCGRCPGSHLGPTEALATHAAVLVAAAAIGRPGVEAAPDSELARVPSPMEHLATTGPRPGPPPWRVENVVLRAKDWLPGAPGGTAVWATSLEAEVPPDLALNKEQQLQISKELVDIQITTHHLQEQHEAEIFQLKSEILRLESRVLDLELHGDRTSQGCAVPVESDPRHPRAPAQELRHKAQVPGHSDDRRFQVQPKNAMNPKNEQQRLGSGLQGEVKWALEHQEARQQALETRVAALGRQLQGAREEARAARQRLATQAVVLCSCRGQLRQAEAENARLQLQLKKLKDEYVLRLQHCAREAVEHADGAGQAPATTALRTFLEATLEDIRAAHRSREQQLARAARTYHKRLVDLSRRHEELLVAYRSPGNPQAIFDTASLDLEPLPVPLVTDFSHREDQHGGPGAPLSSPKKGPGGASQGGTSEPQGLDAASWAQIHQKLRDFSRSTQAELERERAQLLVRATMAEEQLSELQEYVDKHLGRYKHEILRLRKLAGAGDPWKVGAVPPAKPQHPRTGSH from the exons ATGGGGACGTCCGCTCCCCCCTTCTCAGGCCTGAGGTGCAGAGATATACCTCCCCGTCCCGGGGCTTGGCCAGCACTGCTAGGGACACAGAAGGTATACAGCGAGTGTAGCTCAGGGCATCCTGCGGGCGGGCTGCCGCTCCGTTCCGCGTGCTTGTCCGCCGCGCCCAGGCTGGGCGCTTTCACGCACCTGGTTCCATCTGCACAGGGTATGTGCAGGGGGCGCTGGGCCGCATTCCCCAAATGGGGAAACGGAGGCACGGAGAGGAAGAGCTGTTCTCCCTCCTCCGCAACCACCGGTCTGGCCGGCCCCTGTGGGCGGTGCCCTGGGAGTCACCTGGGACCAACAGAGGCCTTGGCAACGCACGCAGCAGTGCTTGTGGCAGCAGCAGCCATAGGGAGGCCAGGCGTGGAAGCGGCACCAGACTCGGAGCTGGCCAGGGTCCCCTCGCCTATGGAGCACTTAGCCACCACAGGCCCCAGGCCTGGACCTCCCCCTTGGCGGGTGGAGAAT GTTGTGCTGCGAGCCAAGGACTGGCTGCCAGGAGCTCCTGGGGGCACCGCAGTGTGGGCCACCAGCTTGGAAGCAGAGGTCCCACCAGATCTAGCGCTCAATAAGGAGCAGCAGCTGCAG ATCTCCAAGGAGCTGGTCGACATTCAGATCACAACCCACCACCTACAGGAGCAGCACGAGGCTGAAATCTTCCAGCTGAAGAGTGAG ATCCTTCGGCTGGAGAGCCGGGTGCTGGACCTGGAGCTGCATGGAGATCGCACCAGCCAGGGCTGTGCAGTCCCAGTGGAGTCTGACCCCAGGCACCCCCGGGCACCAGCCCAAGAGCTCAGACACAAAGCCCAGGTGCCTGGACACTCTGATGACCGCAGATTCCAG GTGCAGCCCAAGAACGCCATGAACCCCAAGAATGAACAGCAGAGGCTGGGGAGTGGC CTGCAGGGAGAAGTGAAGTGGGCACTGGAGCATCAGGAGGCCCGGCAGCAGGCACTGGAGACACGTGT GGCAGCCCTGGGCCGGCAGCTGCAGGGAGCCCGAGAGGAGGCCAGGGCAGCCAGGCAGCGACTGGCCACACAGGCTGTG GTGCTGTGCAGCTGCCGAGGCCAGCTCCGCCAGGCAGAGGCTGAGAACGCCCGGCTGCAGCTGCAGCTAAAGAAACTAAAGGACGAGTACGTCCTGCGGCTGCAGCACTGTGCCCGGGAGGCAGTG GAGCATGCAGACGGTGCAGgccaggcgccagccaccacggcCCTCCGGACATTCCTGGAGGCGACTCTGGAGGACATCCGGGCAGCGCACCGCAGCCGTGAGCAGCAGCTGGCCCGGGCTGCCCGCACCTACCACAAGAGGCTGGTGGATCTGAGCCGCAGGCATGAGGAGCTGCTGGTTGCCTACAG GTCACCTGGGAACCCCCAAGCTATTTTTGACACAGCCAGCTTGGACCTGGAACCACTGCCCGTGCCCCTCGTCACTGACTTCAGCCATCGGGAGGACCAG CACGGCGGGCCTGGGGCACCACTCTCATCCCCAAAGAAGGGACCTGGTGGAGCCTCCCAGGGGGGAACGTCAGAGCCACA ggGCCTGGACGCTGCATCCTGGGCCCAGATCCACCAGAAGCTCCGGGACTTCTCCCGCAGCACCCAG GCAGAGCTGGAACGGGAGCGGGCACAGCTGCTGGTCCGGGCCACGATGGCTGAAGAGCAACTTTCTGAGCTACAGGAGTACGTGGACAAGCACCTGGGCAG GTACAAGCACGAAATCCTGAGGCTGAGGAAGCTAGCAGGTGCAGGGGACCCCTGGAAAGTGGGGGCTGTGCCTCCAGCCAAGCCCCAGCATCCAAGGACCGGCAGCCACTAG
- the CCDC78 gene encoding coiled-coil domain-containing protein 78 isoform X17 → MGTSAPPFSGLRCRDIPPRPGAWPALLGTQKVVLRAKDWLPGAPGGTAVWATSLEAEVPPDLALNKEQQLQISKELVDIQITTHHLQEQHEAEIFQLKSEILRLESRVLDLELHGDRTSQGCAVPVESDPRHPRAPAQELRHKAQVPGHSDDRRFQVQPKNAMNPKNEQQRLGSGLLGGQKQLQGEVKWALEHQEARQQALETRVAALGRQLQGAREEARAARQRLATQAVVLCSCRGQLRQAEAENARLQLQLKKLKDEYVLRLQHCAREAVEHADGAGQAPATTALRTFLEATLEDIRAAHRSREQQLARAARTYHKRLVDLSRRHEELLVAYRSPGNPQAIFDTASLDLEPLPVPLVTDFSHREDQHGGPGAPLSSPKKGPGGASQGGTSEPQGLDAASWAQIHQKLRDFSRSTQVGGKGWPRLLLMPCASSWLTPPCQAELERERAQLLVRATMAEEQLSELQEYVDKHLGRWAEGAGCDPRALVWLEWRMMAASGARSRPVHSWAGHLSMVPLSRYKHEILRLRKLAGAGDPWKVGAVPPAKPQHPRTGSH, encoded by the exons ATGGGGACGTCCGCTCCCCCCTTCTCAGGCCTGAGGTGCAGAGATATACCTCCCCGTCCCGGGGCTTGGCCAGCACTGCTAGGGACACAGAAG GTTGTGCTGCGAGCCAAGGACTGGCTGCCAGGAGCTCCTGGGGGCACCGCAGTGTGGGCCACCAGCTTGGAAGCAGAGGTCCCACCAGATCTAGCGCTCAATAAGGAGCAGCAGCTGCAG ATCTCCAAGGAGCTGGTCGACATTCAGATCACAACCCACCACCTACAGGAGCAGCACGAGGCTGAAATCTTCCAGCTGAAGAGTGAG ATCCTTCGGCTGGAGAGCCGGGTGCTGGACCTGGAGCTGCATGGAGATCGCACCAGCCAGGGCTGTGCAGTCCCAGTGGAGTCTGACCCCAGGCACCCCCGGGCACCAGCCCAAGAGCTCAGACACAAAGCCCAGGTGCCTGGACACTCTGATGACCGCAGATTCCAG GTGCAGCCCAAGAACGCCATGAACCCCAAGAATGAACAGCAGAGGCTGGGGAGTGGC CTGCTGGGGGGCCAGAAGCAGCTGCAGGGAGAAGTGAAGTGGGCACTGGAGCATCAGGAGGCCCGGCAGCAGGCACTGGAGACACGTGT GGCAGCCCTGGGCCGGCAGCTGCAGGGAGCCCGAGAGGAGGCCAGGGCAGCCAGGCAGCGACTGGCCACACAGGCTGTG GTGCTGTGCAGCTGCCGAGGCCAGCTCCGCCAGGCAGAGGCTGAGAACGCCCGGCTGCAGCTGCAGCTAAAGAAACTAAAGGACGAGTACGTCCTGCGGCTGCAGCACTGTGCCCGGGAGGCAGTG GAGCATGCAGACGGTGCAGgccaggcgccagccaccacggcCCTCCGGACATTCCTGGAGGCGACTCTGGAGGACATCCGGGCAGCGCACCGCAGCCGTGAGCAGCAGCTGGCCCGGGCTGCCCGCACCTACCACAAGAGGCTGGTGGATCTGAGCCGCAGGCATGAGGAGCTGCTGGTTGCCTACAG GTCACCTGGGAACCCCCAAGCTATTTTTGACACAGCCAGCTTGGACCTGGAACCACTGCCCGTGCCCCTCGTCACTGACTTCAGCCATCGGGAGGACCAG CACGGCGGGCCTGGGGCACCACTCTCATCCCCAAAGAAGGGACCTGGTGGAGCCTCCCAGGGGGGAACGTCAGAGCCACA ggGCCTGGACGCTGCATCCTGGGCCCAGATCCACCAGAAGCTCCGGGACTTCTCCCGCAGCACCCAGGTAGGAGGCAAGGGCTGGCCCAGGCTCCTCCTCATGCCATGCGCCAGCTCATGGCTTACACCCCCATGCCAGGCAGAGCTGGAACGGGAGCGGGCACAGCTGCTGGTCCGGGCCACGATGGCTGAAGAGCAACTTTCTGAGCTACAGGAGTACGTGGACAAGCACCTGGGCAGGTGGGCAGAGGGAGCTGGGTGTGACCCCAGGGCCTTGGTCTGGCTGGAATGGAGGATGATGGCTGCCTCAGGTGCTAGAAGCAGACCTGTCCACAGCTGGGCAGGTCACTTAAGCATGGTCCCTCTGAGCAGGTACAAGCACGAAATCCTGAGGCTGAGGAAGCTAGCAGGTGCAGGGGACCCCTGGAAAGTGGGGGCTGTGCCTCCAGCCAAGCCCCAGCATCCAAGGACCGGCAGCCACTAG
- the CCDC78 gene encoding coiled-coil domain-containing protein 78 isoform X4, which yields MGTSAPPFSGLRCRDIPPRPGAWPALLGTQKVYSECSSGHPAGGLPLRSACLSAAPRLGAFTHLVPSAQGMCRGRWAAFPKWGNGGTERKSCSPSSATTGLAGPCGRCPGSHLGPTEALATHAAVLVAAAAIGRPGVEAAPDSELARVPSPMEHLATTGPRPGPPPWRVENVVLRAKDWLPGAPGGTAVWATSLEAEVPPDLALNKEQQLQISKELVDIQITTHHLQEQHEAEIFQLKSEILRLESRVLDLELHGDRTSQGCAVPVESDPRHPRAPAQELRHKAQVPGHSDDRRFQVQPKNAMNPKNEQQRLGSGLLGGQKQLQGEVKWALEHQEARQQALETRVAALGRQLQGAREEARAARQRLATQAVVLCSCRGQLRQAEAENARLQLQLKKLKDEYVLRLQHCAREAVEHADGAGQAPATTALRTFLEATLEDIRAAHRSREQQLARAARTYHKRLVDLSRRHEELLVAYRSPGNPQAIFDTASLDLEPLPVPLVTDFSHREDQHGGPGAPLSSPKKGPGGASQGGTSEPQGLDAASWAQIHQKLRDFSRSTQVGGKGWPRLLLMPCASSWLTPPCQAELERERAQLLVRATMAEEQLSELQEYVDKHLGRYKHEILRLRKLAGAGDPWKVGAVPPAKPQHPRTGSH from the exons ATGGGGACGTCCGCTCCCCCCTTCTCAGGCCTGAGGTGCAGAGATATACCTCCCCGTCCCGGGGCTTGGCCAGCACTGCTAGGGACACAGAAGGTATACAGCGAGTGTAGCTCAGGGCATCCTGCGGGCGGGCTGCCGCTCCGTTCCGCGTGCTTGTCCGCCGCGCCCAGGCTGGGCGCTTTCACGCACCTGGTTCCATCTGCACAGGGTATGTGCAGGGGGCGCTGGGCCGCATTCCCCAAATGGGGAAACGGAGGCACGGAGAGGAAGAGCTGTTCTCCCTCCTCCGCAACCACCGGTCTGGCCGGCCCCTGTGGGCGGTGCCCTGGGAGTCACCTGGGACCAACAGAGGCCTTGGCAACGCACGCAGCAGTGCTTGTGGCAGCAGCAGCCATAGGGAGGCCAGGCGTGGAAGCGGCACCAGACTCGGAGCTGGCCAGGGTCCCCTCGCCTATGGAGCACTTAGCCACCACAGGCCCCAGGCCTGGACCTCCCCCTTGGCGGGTGGAGAAT GTTGTGCTGCGAGCCAAGGACTGGCTGCCAGGAGCTCCTGGGGGCACCGCAGTGTGGGCCACCAGCTTGGAAGCAGAGGTCCCACCAGATCTAGCGCTCAATAAGGAGCAGCAGCTGCAG ATCTCCAAGGAGCTGGTCGACATTCAGATCACAACCCACCACCTACAGGAGCAGCACGAGGCTGAAATCTTCCAGCTGAAGAGTGAG ATCCTTCGGCTGGAGAGCCGGGTGCTGGACCTGGAGCTGCATGGAGATCGCACCAGCCAGGGCTGTGCAGTCCCAGTGGAGTCTGACCCCAGGCACCCCCGGGCACCAGCCCAAGAGCTCAGACACAAAGCCCAGGTGCCTGGACACTCTGATGACCGCAGATTCCAG GTGCAGCCCAAGAACGCCATGAACCCCAAGAATGAACAGCAGAGGCTGGGGAGTGGC CTGCTGGGGGGCCAGAAGCAGCTGCAGGGAGAAGTGAAGTGGGCACTGGAGCATCAGGAGGCCCGGCAGCAGGCACTGGAGACACGTGT GGCAGCCCTGGGCCGGCAGCTGCAGGGAGCCCGAGAGGAGGCCAGGGCAGCCAGGCAGCGACTGGCCACACAGGCTGTG GTGCTGTGCAGCTGCCGAGGCCAGCTCCGCCAGGCAGAGGCTGAGAACGCCCGGCTGCAGCTGCAGCTAAAGAAACTAAAGGACGAGTACGTCCTGCGGCTGCAGCACTGTGCCCGGGAGGCAGTG GAGCATGCAGACGGTGCAGgccaggcgccagccaccacggcCCTCCGGACATTCCTGGAGGCGACTCTGGAGGACATCCGGGCAGCGCACCGCAGCCGTGAGCAGCAGCTGGCCCGGGCTGCCCGCACCTACCACAAGAGGCTGGTGGATCTGAGCCGCAGGCATGAGGAGCTGCTGGTTGCCTACAG GTCACCTGGGAACCCCCAAGCTATTTTTGACACAGCCAGCTTGGACCTGGAACCACTGCCCGTGCCCCTCGTCACTGACTTCAGCCATCGGGAGGACCAG CACGGCGGGCCTGGGGCACCACTCTCATCCCCAAAGAAGGGACCTGGTGGAGCCTCCCAGGGGGGAACGTCAGAGCCACA ggGCCTGGACGCTGCATCCTGGGCCCAGATCCACCAGAAGCTCCGGGACTTCTCCCGCAGCACCCAGGTAGGAGGCAAGGGCTGGCCCAGGCTCCTCCTCATGCCATGCGCCAGCTCATGGCTTACACCCCCATGCCAGGCAGAGCTGGAACGGGAGCGGGCACAGCTGCTGGTCCGGGCCACGATGGCTGAAGAGCAACTTTCTGAGCTACAGGAGTACGTGGACAAGCACCTGGGCAG GTACAAGCACGAAATCCTGAGGCTGAGGAAGCTAGCAGGTGCAGGGGACCCCTGGAAAGTGGGGGCTGTGCCTCCAGCCAAGCCCCAGCATCCAAGGACCGGCAGCCACTAG
- the CCDC78 gene encoding coiled-coil domain-containing protein 78 isoform X5 gives MGTSAPPFSGLRCRDIPPRPGAWPALLGTQKVYSECSSGHPAGGLPLRSACLSAAPRLGAFTHLVPSAQGMCRGRWAAFPKWGNGGTERKSCSPSSATTGLAGPCGRCPGSHLGPTEALATHAAVLVAAAAIGRPGVEAAPDSELARVPSPMEHLATTGPRPGPPPWRVENVVLRAKDWLPGAPGGTAVWATSLEAEVPPDLALNKEQQLQISKELVDIQITTHHLQEQHEAEIFQLKSEILRLESRVLDLELHGDRTSQGCAVPVESDPRHPRAPAQELRHKAQVPGHSDDRRFQVQPKNAMNPKNEQQRLGSGLLGGQKQLQGEVKWALEHQEARQQALETRVAALGRQLQGAREEARAARQRLATQAVVLCSCRGQLRQAEAENARLQLQLKKLKDEYVLRLQHCAREAVEHADGAGQAPATTALRTFLEATLEDIRAAHRSREQQLARAARTYHKRLVDLSRRHEELLVAYRSPGNPQAIFDTASLDLEPLPVPLVTDFSHREDQHGGPGAPLSSPKKGPGGASQGGTSEPQGLDAASWAQIHQKLRDFSRSTQVGGKGWPRLLLMPCASSWLTPPCQAELERERAQLLVRATMAEEQLSELQEYKHEILRLRKLAGAGDPWKVGAVPPAKPQHPRTGSH, from the exons ATGGGGACGTCCGCTCCCCCCTTCTCAGGCCTGAGGTGCAGAGATATACCTCCCCGTCCCGGGGCTTGGCCAGCACTGCTAGGGACACAGAAGGTATACAGCGAGTGTAGCTCAGGGCATCCTGCGGGCGGGCTGCCGCTCCGTTCCGCGTGCTTGTCCGCCGCGCCCAGGCTGGGCGCTTTCACGCACCTGGTTCCATCTGCACAGGGTATGTGCAGGGGGCGCTGGGCCGCATTCCCCAAATGGGGAAACGGAGGCACGGAGAGGAAGAGCTGTTCTCCCTCCTCCGCAACCACCGGTCTGGCCGGCCCCTGTGGGCGGTGCCCTGGGAGTCACCTGGGACCAACAGAGGCCTTGGCAACGCACGCAGCAGTGCTTGTGGCAGCAGCAGCCATAGGGAGGCCAGGCGTGGAAGCGGCACCAGACTCGGAGCTGGCCAGGGTCCCCTCGCCTATGGAGCACTTAGCCACCACAGGCCCCAGGCCTGGACCTCCCCCTTGGCGGGTGGAGAAT GTTGTGCTGCGAGCCAAGGACTGGCTGCCAGGAGCTCCTGGGGGCACCGCAGTGTGGGCCACCAGCTTGGAAGCAGAGGTCCCACCAGATCTAGCGCTCAATAAGGAGCAGCAGCTGCAG ATCTCCAAGGAGCTGGTCGACATTCAGATCACAACCCACCACCTACAGGAGCAGCACGAGGCTGAAATCTTCCAGCTGAAGAGTGAG ATCCTTCGGCTGGAGAGCCGGGTGCTGGACCTGGAGCTGCATGGAGATCGCACCAGCCAGGGCTGTGCAGTCCCAGTGGAGTCTGACCCCAGGCACCCCCGGGCACCAGCCCAAGAGCTCAGACACAAAGCCCAGGTGCCTGGACACTCTGATGACCGCAGATTCCAG GTGCAGCCCAAGAACGCCATGAACCCCAAGAATGAACAGCAGAGGCTGGGGAGTGGC CTGCTGGGGGGCCAGAAGCAGCTGCAGGGAGAAGTGAAGTGGGCACTGGAGCATCAGGAGGCCCGGCAGCAGGCACTGGAGACACGTGT GGCAGCCCTGGGCCGGCAGCTGCAGGGAGCCCGAGAGGAGGCCAGGGCAGCCAGGCAGCGACTGGCCACACAGGCTGTG GTGCTGTGCAGCTGCCGAGGCCAGCTCCGCCAGGCAGAGGCTGAGAACGCCCGGCTGCAGCTGCAGCTAAAGAAACTAAAGGACGAGTACGTCCTGCGGCTGCAGCACTGTGCCCGGGAGGCAGTG GAGCATGCAGACGGTGCAGgccaggcgccagccaccacggcCCTCCGGACATTCCTGGAGGCGACTCTGGAGGACATCCGGGCAGCGCACCGCAGCCGTGAGCAGCAGCTGGCCCGGGCTGCCCGCACCTACCACAAGAGGCTGGTGGATCTGAGCCGCAGGCATGAGGAGCTGCTGGTTGCCTACAG GTCACCTGGGAACCCCCAAGCTATTTTTGACACAGCCAGCTTGGACCTGGAACCACTGCCCGTGCCCCTCGTCACTGACTTCAGCCATCGGGAGGACCAG CACGGCGGGCCTGGGGCACCACTCTCATCCCCAAAGAAGGGACCTGGTGGAGCCTCCCAGGGGGGAACGTCAGAGCCACA ggGCCTGGACGCTGCATCCTGGGCCCAGATCCACCAGAAGCTCCGGGACTTCTCCCGCAGCACCCAGGTAGGAGGCAAGGGCTGGCCCAGGCTCCTCCTCATGCCATGCGCCAGCTCATGGCTTACACCCCCATGCCAGGCAGAGCTGGAACGGGAGCGGGCACAGCTGCTGGTCCGGGCCACGATGGCTGAAGAGCAACTTTCTGAGCTACAGGA GTACAAGCACGAAATCCTGAGGCTGAGGAAGCTAGCAGGTGCAGGGGACCCCTGGAAAGTGGGGGCTGTGCCTCCAGCCAAGCCCCAGCATCCAAGGACCGGCAGCCACTAG